The sequence CCCACCCAAATTCAACTTTTCCAACATACGGAATCTTTCCATTCCAGATGGAATATTGCCGCTGATAAGATTATTACCTAAATCTAAGTAGGTTAAGTTGGTCAGGTTGGAAATCTGTTCTGGTATGGTTCCGCTTATCATGTTGCCTGATAAACTCAAGTGGTAGATATTAGAGGATAGTTGGCCTATGGATGGCGGCAAAACACCAGTCAGACGATTATGTGACACTGAGAATTCTTCCAAGTAGGAGCAATTTGTGAGAGCAGTGAGAAAGGTCAATTTGTTACTGGTGTCACTGACGAGTTGATTGAAGTGTAGGTAAAGCCAGTTTAGAAGGTTCAACTTGCTCAGCTCCATTGGAACCATTCCAGTGAATTGGTTTCTATCTAAATAAAGTTTTGTGAGACTCGAACAATTTCCTAGGCAGTTGGGTATGTTTCCACTAAGCTGATTTCCCCATAAATTGAGTTGCCGCAAATTGTAGAGATTGTGACCAATTTCCCTTGGAATATGTCCGCTAAGCTGGTTCTGAGATAAATCTAATTCATGCAACCTtgataaatttttgaaggaaatggtAATGGTGCCCGATAAGTTATTTGCATTAAGATAAAGAAACTGCAGGTGCGTGAGCATGCCCAGTTCAGGGGGAATGGAGCCATGAAGATCGTTGTTTAACAATACTAAACTAGTCAAGGAAGACAGATTTCCTAGAGAACTAGGAATGGTGCCTGATAAGTTATTTTTAGAAAGGTAAAGAACCTTCAAGTGAGTGAGCATGCCCAATTCAGGGGGAATAGGGCCAGAGAGATCATTTTCTCCCAATTCTAAAACAGTCAAGGCAGACAGATTTCCTAAAGAACTAGGAATGGTGCCTGTTAAGATATTTGCAAAAAGGTAAAGTTCCTGCAGGTGAGTGAGCATGACTAGTTCATGGGGAATGTTACCTGTGAGATCATTTCGTCCCAAATCTAATTCAACTAAATTGGACAGatttttgaaagaaagaggaatgGTACCGGTGAGATTGTTTTCAGCCAAATAAAGGATCTGCAAACTTTGGAGGAGACCCAGCTCAGGCGGAATGCTACCATGCAGTAAGTTAGAGGTGAGTTCCAGGTCATACAGACTGCGGCAAGCGGAGAAAGAGGGTGGAATGCTTCCTTGTAGTTGATTGTTGTACAGCCAGAGGTGCTGTAGACGATGAAGTTGACTGAGTTGAGGAGGAATGTGACCAGTGAGAGCATTGTAGGAGAAATCTAGGAAGTGAAGAGAGGAGAGATTCCCCAACTGCGGAGAAATAGTTCCTTGCAACTGATTTTCATACAGCCAGAGTGTCTGAAGATGGGGAAGTTGGCCGAGATGAGGTGGAATGGTACCTGTAAGGGCATTCCCGGAGAGATCGATAGACAGAAGAGAGGTGAGATTCCCAAGAAGGGGAGAAATGATGCCATCTAAACCCATTTGGGATAGGTTGAGGGCGAGGACGGAGTGAGAAGAGGCATCGCAGGTAACCCCTGTCCAATTGCAGACAGGGTGAAGGGGAGTCCAGTCAAGCAGCACACTGTTGTTGTTAGAAATAGCAGTTTTGCATCGCAAGAGCAAATGTTGTTGATGATGGGAGAGATTATTGACAGAGTGAGGAAGAGCAGAGATTGAAAAGATGGAAAGCATGAAGGGCAACAACAAAAGAGAAGCCATGGCAGACCAAACAAGGACAGTGGGAAACACACAAGGAAGTAGGATAGAATAGAATGGAATGGGATGCAGATTGAGGAATAAATAGAAGAGTGAAGTTTTTCAAAGCATTTACCTACTTAGTAGTGATTATATGGAAAAATAGTGTTTAAGGAATACTGTGTATACTGTTGTtggattttaatttattaatattaatgaTTATATTGAAAGGTAAAACAATtattattaatcaaaataatttaatCCATCTAAATAACACAAAGATGTTTATAATTTTGCTGGTTAAATAATAATGTCACAACTTCATCATCATATTGTGGGGTCAATCCCAagattataataaatattaatcatatgAATTGGATAaatttatggttatctttttaatttaatttatgtaaACAAAATAtggt is a genomic window of Cryptomeria japonica chromosome 7, Sugi_1.0, whole genome shotgun sequence containing:
- the LOC131068499 gene encoding LRR receptor-like serine/threonine-protein kinase FLS2; this translates as MASLLLLPFMLSIFSISALPHSVNNLSHHQQHLLLRCKTAISNNNSVLLDWTPLHPVCNWTGVTCDASSHSVLALNLSQMGLDGIISPLLGNLTSLLSIDLSGNALTGTIPPHLGQLPHLQTLWLYENQLQGTISPQLGNLSSLHFLDFSYNALTGHIPPQLSQLHRLQHLWLYNNQLQGSIPPSFSACRSLYDLELTSNLLHGSIPPELGLLQSLQILYLAENNLTGTIPLSFKNLSNLVELDLGRNDLTGNIPHELVMLTHLQELYLFANILTGTIPSSLGNLSALTVLELGENDLSGPIPPELGMLTHLKVLYLSKNNLSGTIPSSLGNLSSLTSLVLLNNDLHGSIPPELGMLTHLQFLYLNANNLSGTITISFKNLSRLHELDLSQNQLSGHIPREIGHNLYNLRQLNLWGNQLSGNIPNCLGNCSSLTKLYLDRNQFTGMVPMELSKLNLLNWLYLHFNQLVSDTSNKLTFLTALTNCSYLEEFSVSHNRLTGVLPPSIGQLSSNIYHLSLSGNMISGTIPEQISNLTNLTYLDLGNNLISGNIPSGMERFRMLEKLNLGGNKLEGSIPSEIGQMQHLGLLNLSYNQLSGKIPDSLCNPQQLRRLHLQHNMLSEEIPVSLEGCQRLELLDLSYNKLGGRIPPEVIASLKNLQFYLNLSRNSLQGSLPREISKIAMSQAIDISGNRLAGVIPNSIGDCTALEHLNLSHNAFEGLIPDSLSKLQNLHEMDLSANFLSGSVPMSLERLKVLNYMNVSFNNLSGQIPEGGLFPNRTVVILFMGKLGLCGPTNYSLPPCPNQNQEKYSLLKKIVFSVVGTVALLLVFFIVGMLWRHKISRQLFHSSNFIFERLIYPKFSYHDLVIATSEFDESNLLGVGNFGSVYKGILRDGKIVAIKTLNLQNEESHKSFNTECKVLGRIRHRSLIKVISAFS